In one window of Fictibacillus phosphorivorans DNA:
- a CDS encoding ABC transporter permease subunit, translated as MIKQLLKQPQFLLGFFIIISLLIVSLGLNSIYEGPKEVKFLYKNDGSISKVAPFSPTDIPPFGTDRDGRDLFYMILDGAKYTLLIALGVAFLRLVSAVLISFLYKGQLKNNTFFNDLVQSTLYVPATIFAYMLMIPLFIKSTTDPISFGKMIVIQCIILTLIGIPSLVVTFSGDIKNIMNKDYIISTMSLGAKKKYIYRKHVLPEIKPKLFLLFAQQAVQILILLAHLGVLAVFVGGSQAEIRGDILNLTTENVPIAGEWSGIIGHSFQEVLTAPWIILIPLGFFFVSIFSINMMISGLQNIISKNKRK; from the coding sequence GTGATAAAACAACTACTAAAACAACCTCAGTTTTTATTAGGTTTCTTTATCATTATTTCATTACTAATTGTGAGTTTGGGACTTAACTCTATATATGAAGGACCAAAAGAAGTTAAATTTCTGTATAAAAATGATGGCTCTATTTCAAAAGTAGCTCCATTCTCTCCTACTGATATACCTCCCTTCGGAACAGATCGTGATGGTAGAGACTTATTCTATATGATCTTGGATGGAGCCAAATATACACTATTGATCGCACTAGGCGTTGCCTTTTTAAGGTTAGTATCAGCTGTACTCATCTCCTTTTTGTATAAAGGTCAACTCAAGAACAACACTTTCTTTAATGATCTTGTCCAATCAACACTCTATGTACCGGCTACCATATTTGCCTATATGCTTATGATTCCGTTGTTCATCAAAAGTACAACGGACCCTATTAGTTTTGGAAAGATGATCGTCATTCAATGTATTATTTTAACGTTGATTGGGATTCCTTCACTCGTAGTTACATTTAGTGGAGATATCAAGAACATTATGAATAAAGATTATATTATTAGCACGATGTCTCTAGGTGCGAAGAAGAAATATATCTACCGTAAACATGTACTACCTGAAATCAAGCCCAAACTGTTTTTATTATTTGCTCAACAAGCTGTTCAAATCTTGATTCTACTTGCACACCTCGGTGTTTTAGCGGTGTTTGTCGGTGGATCCCAAGCAGAAATACGAGGAGACATCTTAAACCTAACAACAGAAAACGTTCCAATCGCAGGAGAATGGTCTGGGATTATCGGCCACTCCTTTCAGGAAGTATTAACTGCACCATGGATAATCTTAATACCACTTGGATTTTTCTTTGTATCAATCTTTTCTATCAACATGATGATAAGTGGTTTACAAAACATCATTTCAAAAAACAAACGAAAATAA
- a CDS encoding ABC transporter ATP-binding protein gives MSAPLLEIKDLHVSFYDKKSKITAVQGVDLTIPNGETVAVIGESGSGKSITSLSILGLLPLSASVDNGSILFKDHNLLKFSNKEMQQIRGSEISMVFQDAQASLNPAMKVGVLITEGLKARKKLTKHEQRSEALRLLRMVGLKNHVYDQFPSQLSGGMKQRVLIAMALSGEPSLLIADEPTTSLDVTVQSQILDLINDYKIENDASILLITHDFGVVAEYADRVYVMFGGKVVEAGDVYTLFRNPIHPYTKGLISSIPKISDTEERLKSVSDFVFEEVGYVGRRFAPETYSIENKVYDAPSELVEVEPDHYVRLFVEKEAVGR, from the coding sequence ATGAGTGCTCCGCTTCTAGAAATCAAGGACTTACATGTATCCTTTTATGATAAGAAATCAAAGATAACTGCTGTTCAAGGAGTCGACCTAACGATCCCTAATGGTGAAACTGTAGCGGTAATAGGAGAATCCGGATCTGGCAAGAGTATCACTTCCCTTTCTATACTCGGTCTACTTCCATTAAGCGCCAGTGTTGACAATGGGTCAATCTTGTTTAAAGATCATAATCTATTAAAGTTCTCAAATAAAGAAATGCAACAAATTCGTGGTAGTGAAATCTCGATGGTGTTCCAAGATGCTCAAGCTAGTTTGAATCCTGCAATGAAGGTGGGAGTCCTCATTACAGAAGGGTTGAAAGCTCGAAAAAAACTGACGAAACATGAGCAGCGTAGCGAAGCTTTACGCCTACTCAGGATGGTAGGTCTTAAGAACCATGTGTATGACCAGTTCCCTTCTCAATTATCAGGAGGTATGAAACAACGTGTTTTGATTGCCATGGCACTTTCTGGTGAACCTAGCTTGTTGATTGCAGATGAACCAACGACTTCACTCGATGTTACCGTACAGAGTCAGATTCTTGATCTCATCAATGATTACAAGATTGAAAATGATGCTTCCATCCTTCTGATCACTCATGACTTTGGTGTCGTTGCTGAATATGCAGATCGTGTCTATGTCATGTTTGGTGGAAAAGTAGTAGAAGCAGGAGATGTTTATACACTTTTCCGTAATCCAATTCATCCCTATACGAAAGGATTGATCAGTAGCATTCCTAAGATTTCAGACACAGAGGAGAGATTAAAAAGTGTTTCAGACTTTGTCTTTGAGGAAGTCGGGTATGTAGGTCGACGGTTTGCTCCAGAAACATATTCAATTGAAAATAAGGTTTATGATGCGCCATCCGAATTGGTTGAAGTGGAACCGGATCACTATGTCCGGTTGTTTGTAGAGAAGGAGGCTGTTGGAAGATGA
- a CDS encoding ABC transporter ATP-binding protein — MSSIIQLQNLSKYFSVGGELHKAVDGITLDIRKGETLGIVGESGSGKTTLGRTLMRLYKPDQGQIFFEGKEITHLPEDKIRPMRKEFQMVFQNPSDSMSPHYNVGEILEEPLLIQDLLAPSERTNKAYEMLEKVGLPKTSYYKKLHEFSGGQRQRIGIARALVLNPKLLIADEPVSALDVSVQAQVLNLLKDLQKEMNLTCVFISHDLNVVHYMSDRVAVLYLGHLLEVAPKRELYTNPIHPYTKSLLSSIPIHDPELRNHSRKQIVLPEKSINPPHLVDVGNGHLVAADVINITTFETQKEKQDIAVR, encoded by the coding sequence ATGAGTAGCATCATTCAATTACAAAATCTCTCAAAATACTTTTCTGTAGGAGGAGAGTTACATAAAGCTGTAGATGGAATCACCCTTGACATAAGAAAAGGTGAGACTCTCGGCATTGTAGGAGAATCAGGTTCTGGTAAAACAACGTTAGGTAGGACATTAATGCGATTATACAAACCGGACCAAGGGCAGATATTCTTCGAAGGAAAGGAAATTACTCATTTACCAGAAGATAAGATCAGACCGATGCGTAAAGAATTTCAGATGGTTTTTCAGAATCCTAGTGATTCTATGAGTCCACATTATAATGTAGGAGAGATTCTAGAAGAACCACTTCTGATCCAAGATCTTTTAGCTCCTTCTGAACGTACGAATAAAGCCTATGAGATGTTAGAAAAAGTAGGGCTACCCAAGACTTCATATTATAAAAAGTTACATGAATTCTCAGGCGGACAGCGTCAGAGGATCGGAATCGCAAGAGCTCTCGTTCTGAATCCCAAACTGTTAATAGCGGACGAACCCGTCTCTGCTTTAGACGTTTCTGTTCAAGCACAAGTCTTGAACCTTTTAAAAGATCTGCAAAAAGAAATGAATCTAACCTGTGTTTTTATTTCACATGACTTAAACGTTGTACATTATATGAGCGATCGAGTCGCTGTACTCTATCTTGGTCATCTTTTAGAAGTTGCTCCTAAAAGAGAGCTATATACGAATCCCATTCATCCTTATACAAAATCGTTGCTGTCTTCTATCCCTATTCATGATCCTGAACTAAGAAATCATAGTAGGAAACAGATCGTACTTCCTGAAAAATCCATTAACCCACCTCATTTAGTAGACGTTGGAAATGGACATTTGGTTGCAGCTGATGTTATTAACATCACCACGTTTGAAACCCAAAAAGAAAAACAAGACATAGCGGTCAGATAA
- a CDS encoding YesL family protein, with product MKRLLISITSMLHFIGNLVILNGLWLIFTTLGMIAFGLFPSTAALFAVIRKSFRSKSESGLLKDYWFFYKKEFMRSNVFGCVFLLFAYFFYIDWKLVQSLSSPYSLIGYVLLLGLLLVSSMVIIYLFSLLAHYEIPLARGIKTSILLGILYPFSTLMMLFAGGVLYYVFSTLPILIPFFGVSVYAYILSKSAISVFNRNENKLEAA from the coding sequence ATGAAAAGATTATTAATATCCATAACCTCTATGTTACATTTTATAGGAAATCTAGTAATTCTAAACGGACTTTGGTTGATCTTCACCACTTTAGGAATGATCGCTTTTGGTTTGTTTCCTTCGACAGCGGCTCTGTTTGCGGTAATCAGAAAGAGTTTTCGCTCTAAGTCAGAATCAGGCTTGTTAAAAGATTATTGGTTCTTTTATAAAAAAGAATTTATGCGATCGAACGTTTTTGGGTGTGTTTTTTTATTATTTGCTTATTTCTTTTATATCGATTGGAAACTCGTGCAGTCTTTAAGTTCTCCTTATTCTTTAATAGGATACGTGCTCTTGTTAGGTTTGTTACTGGTTAGTAGTATGGTGATTATTTATCTCTTCAGCCTATTGGCTCACTACGAGATACCTCTCGCTCGTGGGATAAAAACGTCTATACTGTTAGGGATCTTATACCCATTCTCTACGCTCATGATGCTCTTTGCCGGTGGTGTTCTGTATTACGTGTTCTCAACGCTACCGATCCTTATCCCGTTTTTTGGAGTGAGCGTATACGCTTATATTCTTAGTAAGAGTGCAATATCCGTTTTTAATCGAAATGAAAATAAATTAGAGGCAGCCTAA
- a CDS encoding LamG-like jellyroll fold domain-containing protein: MSQLIAHWAFDEGMGKTTKEQINEHWHDINYVFNDATDKPPSDPLWRQGIKGNCLLFDGYSTSVTCEGLAQNTLTEMTIEAWIAPRSFEYGADNKLSAIINQHDREEKTGFLLGLYRHGSWSFQVGTGEEWLEVWDEGHPLPLHEWSHIAAVYSAQHHCMSLYLNGQQIATRSVKESSVIVSQKELVIGMHNEPFMIEDIFSLNMYNGLLDEIKIYNTALSSIKLLNHYARVKIIKNEIPEIPYGDLALQREVYEGDRHRPRYHLIPPGHWMNEPHAPIYFQGKYHIFYQHNPKGPYWHYIHWGHLVSDDLVHWRDLPIALTPEAGEVDPDGVWSGSACLDEHGAPALFFTAGNDAVFPNQMTGLARSTFREDGDVLLTKWKKVEKPVTVQTEGLGMKMGDFRDPFVWKEDELWYQLVGTSHEDGGGTAALYTSSNLLDWEYQNLFYKADHDKFPFLGPIWELPVFLPIGEDEDGNRKYVFLISPVGEGADVEVFYWIGSWDKKHHRFVPDQEEPQLIDVGDFHFTGPSGFIDPKGRAIVFTITQGQRTLQEEYNAGWAHNGGLPIELFLRDDGGLGVRPIEELSSLRSELLLDLDYVNLTEANRLLAKIQSDSLEIELVLKLEEIEEAGIAVKMSPDREEETYLYYNTSRSILGVNREKTTLNPLARTKGIQEGKLEIQEDLLSLHLFIDKSMIELYVNEQKSLTTRSYPTKEDALGLEVRVLGRTSVVSLKVWSMNGAYE, encoded by the coding sequence ATGTCTCAGTTAATCGCTCATTGGGCATTTGATGAAGGTATGGGAAAGACGACGAAAGAACAGATTAACGAACATTGGCATGATATCAACTATGTGTTCAACGATGCCACGGATAAACCACCCAGTGATCCTCTTTGGAGACAAGGCATCAAAGGGAACTGTCTACTCTTTGATGGTTATTCGACATCGGTTACTTGTGAGGGTCTTGCTCAGAACACGTTAACTGAGATGACGATCGAAGCATGGATCGCTCCTCGTTCGTTTGAATATGGCGCAGACAACAAGCTTTCAGCAATTATCAATCAACACGATAGAGAAGAGAAGACAGGGTTTCTCTTAGGTCTGTACCGACATGGTTCGTGGTCGTTTCAAGTAGGTACGGGAGAGGAGTGGCTTGAGGTCTGGGACGAAGGCCATCCTCTTCCCCTACATGAATGGTCACACATTGCAGCCGTCTATAGTGCACAACATCACTGTATGAGTTTGTATTTAAACGGACAACAGATTGCGACAAGAAGCGTAAAAGAGTCAAGTGTGATCGTAAGTCAAAAAGAATTAGTAATCGGAATGCATAACGAGCCCTTTATGATCGAGGATATCTTCTCTTTAAATATGTACAACGGCTTGTTAGATGAGATAAAGATCTATAACACCGCTTTATCCTCTATCAAACTCTTAAACCATTATGCAAGAGTCAAGATAATAAAAAACGAGATTCCAGAGATCCCTTACGGTGATCTTGCGCTTCAAAGAGAAGTATATGAAGGAGACCGTCACAGGCCGAGGTACCATCTGATCCCACCCGGACACTGGATGAACGAACCACATGCACCAATATACTTTCAAGGTAAGTACCATATATTCTATCAACATAATCCTAAAGGCCCTTACTGGCACTATATCCATTGGGGGCATCTTGTGAGTGATGATCTCGTTCATTGGAGGGACTTACCGATTGCCCTTACTCCAGAAGCAGGAGAAGTTGATCCAGACGGTGTCTGGTCGGGAAGTGCATGTTTAGATGAGCATGGTGCTCCAGCTCTTTTCTTTACAGCCGGAAACGATGCCGTCTTTCCTAACCAGATGACGGGGCTCGCAAGAAGTACGTTTAGAGAGGATGGCGACGTACTTCTTACAAAGTGGAAAAAGGTCGAGAAGCCTGTAACCGTTCAAACAGAAGGTCTCGGCATGAAGATGGGAGATTTTCGAGATCCCTTTGTATGGAAAGAAGATGAGTTATGGTACCAGCTTGTTGGAACCTCTCATGAAGACGGAGGTGGAACAGCTGCCCTATACACATCTTCTAATCTACTAGACTGGGAGTATCAGAATCTTTTTTATAAAGCTGACCACGACAAATTTCCGTTTCTCGGCCCCATCTGGGAACTACCTGTGTTCTTACCGATCGGTGAGGATGAGGACGGCAACAGAAAATATGTTTTTTTGATCTCTCCAGTTGGTGAGGGGGCGGATGTGGAGGTGTTCTATTGGATCGGAAGCTGGGATAAGAAGCATCATCGCTTTGTTCCTGATCAAGAAGAGCCTCAACTAATCGATGTGGGTGACTTCCACTTTACAGGACCGAGTGGCTTTATTGATCCTAAAGGAAGAGCTATCGTGTTTACGATCACGCAAGGGCAACGTACACTTCAAGAAGAATACAATGCCGGATGGGCACATAACGGTGGGCTTCCAATAGAGTTGTTCTTAAGAGACGATGGTGGCCTTGGAGTAAGACCAATCGAAGAGTTATCATCCCTTCGTTCTGAACTACTCTTAGATTTAGATTATGTAAATTTGACTGAGGCGAACAGACTGCTTGCAAAGATTCAGTCGGATTCACTAGAGATAGAGTTAGTGTTAAAATTAGAAGAGATCGAGGAAGCTGGCATTGCCGTTAAAATGTCACCTGACAGAGAAGAAGAGACCTATTTGTACTACAATACATCTAGAAGTATCTTGGGAGTGAACCGGGAGAAGACGACATTAAACCCTTTAGCAAGAACCAAAGGGATTCAAGAAGGAAAGCTTGAGATTCAAGAAGATCTCTTAAGTCTGCACCTCTTCATAGATAAATCTATGATCGAGCTTTATGTGAACGAACAAAAAAGTTTAACCACCCGCTCATATCCAACTAAAGAAGATGCACTCGGATTAGAAGTTCGAGTTTTGGGAAGAACAAGCGTGGTGTCGCTTAAGGTATGGTCCATGAACGGAGCATATGAATAG
- a CDS encoding glycoside hydrolase family 32 protein, with protein sequence MSMKMSPTNFFNEEYRPQYHFTPMKNWMNDPNGMVYFQGEYHLFYQYHPESTVWGPMHWGHAVSSDMIHWEHLPIALFPDEIGFIFSGSVVVDPCDSTGFFNGKEGLVAIFTHAGEHPVTRKPRQVQSLAYSKDQGRTWTKYEGNPVLEEPAIADFRDPKVIWYEEERKWIMVLAAGNHVRFYSSNDMKSWDFESAFGKTEGSHQGVWECPDLFSLPIDGVHRWVLIVSIGDDPAYHEGSRTQYFVGDFNGKTFTNDNDPDVVLWLDFGRDNYAGVTWSDVPKEDGRRLFIGWMSNWKYANHVPTSTWRSAMTLPRSLSLTSTSEGIRLVQKPVHEVSVLREPLTSIKRTITLVPDENLLKDIKSKTFELKASFTIKEAAVFGLKVHQSNEEETIIGFNSQRSVLYVDRRKSGDLGFHDAFSCVQEMAVLEKEHVSLHIFVDKSSVEVFVNEGKQVLTSLIFPKEESDGIELFLDQGVVDLHSLDVFNYHSIWTKGES encoded by the coding sequence ATGAGTATGAAGATGAGTCCGACGAACTTTTTTAACGAAGAGTATCGTCCGCAATATCACTTTACGCCGATGAAGAATTGGATGAACGATCCGAACGGCATGGTGTATTTTCAAGGTGAATATCACTTGTTCTATCAATATCACCCAGAGAGTACCGTTTGGGGTCCGATGCACTGGGGTCACGCGGTAAGTTCCGATATGATTCACTGGGAACATCTCCCCATCGCTCTTTTTCCTGATGAGATCGGATTTATCTTTTCAGGTAGCGTTGTCGTAGATCCTTGCGATTCAACAGGATTCTTTAATGGGAAAGAGGGATTGGTTGCCATTTTCACGCATGCAGGCGAACATCCTGTTACTCGAAAACCACGACAGGTCCAAAGCCTAGCTTATAGTAAAGACCAAGGAAGAACATGGACGAAATATGAAGGAAATCCCGTTCTTGAAGAGCCAGCCATCGCTGATTTTCGAGACCCTAAAGTCATTTGGTACGAGGAAGAAAGGAAATGGATCATGGTGCTAGCTGCTGGGAACCACGTTCGCTTCTATTCATCAAATGATATGAAATCATGGGACTTTGAGAGCGCGTTCGGAAAAACGGAAGGTTCGCATCAAGGCGTGTGGGAATGCCCAGATTTGTTTTCCTTACCCATTGATGGTGTTCACAGATGGGTACTGATCGTCAGTATCGGAGATGATCCAGCATACCATGAGGGCTCACGAACCCAATATTTTGTAGGTGATTTTAATGGTAAGACATTCACGAACGATAACGATCCGGATGTGGTGCTATGGTTAGATTTCGGAAGAGACAACTATGCGGGTGTGACATGGAGTGACGTACCGAAAGAAGATGGTCGTCGTTTGTTTATCGGTTGGATGAGCAACTGGAAGTACGCAAACCATGTACCAACAAGTACATGGAGAAGTGCGATGACTTTACCAAGGTCTTTATCATTAACATCGACAAGCGAGGGAATCCGACTTGTCCAGAAACCAGTGCATGAAGTATCTGTTCTTAGGGAGCCGCTAACTTCTATCAAGCGAACGATAACGCTTGTACCGGATGAGAACCTTTTAAAAGATATCAAGAGCAAAACCTTTGAACTTAAAGCTTCGTTTACAATTAAAGAAGCAGCAGTCTTTGGACTTAAAGTGCATCAATCAAATGAAGAAGAAACGATCATTGGTTTTAATTCTCAACGTTCTGTTTTATACGTAGACAGAAGAAAATCTGGAGACTTGGGATTTCATGACGCTTTTTCATGTGTTCAAGAAATGGCTGTTTTGGAGAAAGAGCATGTATCTCTACACATCTTCGTGGATAAGTCTTCTGTGGAAGTGTTTGTGAACGAAGGAAAACAAGTGTTAACTTCTTTGATCTTTCCGAAAGAGGAAAGTGATGGAATAGAACTCTTTTTAGATCAGGGTGTCGTAGACCTTCATTCACTGGATGTATTCAACTATCATTCCATTTGGACGAAAGGAGAAAGTTGA
- a CDS encoding carbohydrate kinase family protein — MKEIDVMAIGELLIDFSPAGPSLNKRPTFEQNPGGAPANVVAALGKWGRATSMIARVGEDFFGEDLISTLKEHHVDCSLITKDKKIPTTLAFVNLDDNGNRSFRFYRKPGADLMLHKDNIEETGIKRCKIFHFGSVSLTGEPSREATWHAVELAKENAKIISFDPNVRELLWEDHDEMKEQIIRGLSVADLVKVSEEELHFLTGEDMLEKAMTLLSETYSIPLLIITLGAEGSSYRLYGKMGFIPGYKVRALDTTGAGDVFWGSVLYQLLGRAKLLELQETDIVQILQTANAVGALTTLKKGAIPSIPTIDEIDLFLRQHRTHMEDKT; from the coding sequence ATGAAAGAGATAGATGTAATGGCAATCGGAGAGCTCTTGATCGACTTTTCTCCAGCTGGGCCTTCACTCAACAAAAGACCAACCTTCGAACAAAACCCAGGTGGTGCGCCTGCGAACGTTGTAGCCGCACTTGGAAAATGGGGAAGAGCTACTTCCATGATTGCCAGGGTTGGGGAAGATTTCTTTGGTGAGGACTTAATCTCTACATTAAAAGAGCATCATGTCGATTGCAGCTTAATCACAAAAGATAAAAAAATCCCTACAACTCTAGCATTTGTAAATCTAGATGATAATGGCAACCGGTCGTTTCGTTTCTATCGTAAACCCGGGGCAGACCTTATGTTGCATAAAGACAATATAGAGGAAACGGGTATTAAGCGTTGTAAGATATTTCACTTCGGTTCTGTGTCTTTAACCGGTGAACCATCTCGAGAAGCGACATGGCATGCGGTAGAACTGGCGAAAGAAAACGCTAAAATCATATCGTTCGATCCTAACGTTCGTGAACTACTATGGGAAGACCATGATGAGATGAAGGAACAGATTATAAGAGGACTCTCGGTAGCGGACCTTGTGAAGGTATCAGAAGAGGAACTTCATTTTCTTACAGGGGAGGATATGCTAGAAAAAGCAATGACATTACTTTCAGAAACGTATTCTATTCCCTTACTTATCATTACATTAGGTGCTGAGGGTTCGTCCTATCGATTATACGGGAAAATGGGGTTCATTCCAGGATACAAAGTAAGAGCTCTTGATACAACTGGGGCAGGTGATGTTTTTTGGGGAAGTGTCCTATACCAACTTTTGGGACGCGCAAAACTTCTTGAGTTACAAGAAACTGACATTGTACAAATACTTCAAACAGCGAATGCTGTAGGGGCTTTAACTACTTTAAAAAAGGGAGCGATCCCCTCGATTCCGACTATAGATGAGATCGATCTATTTTTACGCCAACACCGAACACACATGGAGGATAAAACATGA
- a CDS encoding ABC transporter substrate-binding protein yields MKKVFSVGTTVFLSASLVLAGCNSKEESEPKDKATFEKTGLPIVKEKVSLNIVAPKAPLAPDYSEMEIFKRLEKSTNVSIKWKNIPDTDYQEKKNLLLASGDLPDAFYGAQFTDYDLVTYGQNGTLIPLEDLIDEYAPNLKEVFKKRPEIERGITAPDGHIYSLPTAEEMGIGDTPFFPSINKKWLDNLGLQMPTTLDEYTEVLRAFKTQDPNGNGKKDEIPLSFMHLWWCADIGDFFAAFGQPDNLDHRIVRDGKVIFTADKPEYKEALQYFHQWYKEGLIDPESFTQDAAQYLAKGKTKDETLGSYIWWETEEVVGPERAGDYVLMPPLEGPTGEKLVGRSNGSEFARNAFVITNANKNPEITMRWIDEQYEPKMAAQIHWGPIGIIYEEDENGKLVNKELPEGVAMGEYRQKVAPNGAGVILKEDFGTIVEMEPRAKQRIKDLDNIYRPFMEKEKYPTIFFKPEELDQVNTIETDVKELVNQTRAKFIVEGFSEKDWKAYVKALEEMGVEDMMKIYQDGLDRFNK; encoded by the coding sequence ATGAAGAAGGTATTTTCAGTAGGAACAACGGTTTTCTTAAGTGCTAGTCTTGTATTAGCAGGCTGTAACTCAAAAGAAGAATCCGAGCCAAAGGATAAAGCGACTTTTGAGAAAACAGGCCTGCCAATCGTGAAAGAAAAAGTTTCACTTAATATTGTAGCACCAAAAGCACCTCTCGCACCAGATTATTCTGAGATGGAAATCTTTAAAAGACTTGAAAAATCGACGAACGTATCAATCAAGTGGAAGAACATACCTGATACCGATTATCAGGAAAAGAAGAATTTATTACTAGCGAGTGGTGATCTACCAGATGCTTTTTACGGCGCTCAGTTTACCGATTATGACCTTGTGACTTATGGACAGAACGGTACACTCATCCCGCTTGAAGACCTTATTGACGAATATGCCCCAAACTTAAAAGAAGTCTTTAAGAAACGACCTGAGATAGAAAGAGGGATTACAGCTCCTGATGGTCACATCTATTCACTACCTACTGCAGAAGAGATGGGAATCGGCGATACACCGTTCTTTCCGTCAATCAATAAAAAATGGTTAGATAATTTAGGACTTCAAATGCCTACAACACTTGATGAATATACAGAAGTACTTCGTGCGTTTAAAACACAAGATCCAAACGGAAACGGTAAAAAAGATGAGATTCCATTAAGTTTTATGCATCTCTGGTGGTGTGCGGATATTGGTGACTTCTTCGCTGCTTTTGGTCAACCGGATAACCTCGATCATCGTATCGTACGAGATGGAAAAGTAATCTTTACAGCAGACAAACCAGAATACAAAGAAGCTCTTCAATACTTCCATCAATGGTATAAAGAAGGATTGATCGATCCTGAATCTTTTACCCAAGATGCTGCTCAGTATTTAGCAAAAGGTAAAACAAAGGATGAAACACTCGGATCTTACATCTGGTGGGAAACCGAAGAAGTAGTGGGACCTGAACGAGCAGGTGATTACGTTCTAATGCCTCCTCTAGAAGGACCAACCGGAGAGAAGTTAGTCGGTCGATCGAATGGTTCAGAGTTTGCTAGAAACGCGTTTGTTATTACAAATGCTAACAAGAACCCTGAGATTACGATGCGCTGGATTGATGAGCAGTATGAACCAAAGATGGCTGCACAGATTCACTGGGGTCCGATCGGAATCATCTATGAAGAAGACGAGAACGGAAAACTTGTGAACAAAGAACTGCCTGAGGGTGTAGCGATGGGAGAATATCGTCAAAAAGTAGCGCCAAATGGCGCAGGTGTTATTTTAAAAGAAGATTTTGGTACGATTGTTGAGATGGAACCACGTGCTAAGCAACGAATCAAGGATCTAGATAACATCTATCGTCCTTTCATGGAAAAAGAAAAGTATCCAACGATCTTCTTCAAACCTGAAGAGTTAGATCAGGTGAACACGATAGAAACGGATGTCAAAGAACTTGTGAATCAGACTCGTGCGAAGTTTATCGTTGAAGGGTTCAGTGAAAAAGATTGGAAAGCCTACGTTAAAGCTTTAGAAGAAATGGGAGTCGAAGATATGATGAAAATCTATCAAGACGGACTGGATCGATTCAATAAATAA
- a CDS encoding carbohydrate ABC transporter permease, with protein MTFDVVNYGLMTLYALMVLYPLYFISISSISDPNAVFAGEVWLWPKDITLEGYERIFSDTLIWVGYGNTILYAAVGTAISIMLTLTAAYPLSRPDFYGRNLIMLVFVFTMFFSGGLIPTYLLVKDLGMVDTIWAMVIPNAVGVWNIIIAKTFFETSIPGELREAAFIDGCSNTRFFFKIVLPLSKPIIAVMVLFHVVGHWNGFFDALIYLNDESKYPLQLILRNILVENQVSNSAAMMMDVESYAAKQRVAELIKYGMIIVSTFPLLILYPFLQRYFVKGVMIGSIKG; from the coding sequence ATGACGTTTGACGTAGTGAACTACGGGTTGATGACTCTATATGCCTTGATGGTATTATATCCGCTGTACTTTATTTCGATCAGTTCAATCAGTGATCCGAACGCTGTTTTTGCAGGGGAAGTTTGGCTATGGCCGAAGGATATTACGCTTGAAGGGTATGAACGAATCTTCAGCGATACGTTGATCTGGGTTGGGTACGGTAACACGATACTATATGCAGCGGTAGGGACAGCGATATCGATCATGTTAACGCTAACCGCAGCCTATCCACTTTCAAGACCCGATTTTTACGGTAGAAATCTCATTATGCTCGTGTTCGTTTTTACGATGTTCTTTAGCGGAGGTCTCATTCCAACATACCTTCTAGTTAAGGATCTTGGGATGGTCGATACGATCTGGGCTATGGTGATTCCAAACGCTGTTGGTGTGTGGAATATCATCATTGCAAAAACGTTCTTTGAAACGTCGATTCCAGGGGAACTTAGAGAAGCAGCGTTTATAGATGGATGTTCGAACACTCGATTCTTTTTCAAGATCGTTCTGCCTCTATCAAAACCGATTATCGCAGTGATGGTATTGTTTCACGTAGTCGGACATTGGAATGGATTCTTTGATGCACTGATCTATTTAAATGACGAATCGAAGTATCCGCTGCAACTGATCTTAAGAAATATTTTAGTAGAGAACCAAGTATCAAACTCTGCGGCGATGATGATGGATGTTGAATCATATGCAGCCAAGCAGCGAGTAGCTGAACTCATCAAGTATGGCATGATCATCGTTTCAACATTCCCATTATTGATTCTCTATCCTTTCTTGCAACGTTATTTTGTGAAAGGTGTCATGATTGGATCTATAAAAGGTTAA